In Brachionichthys hirsutus isolate HB-005 chromosome 5, CSIRO-AGI_Bhir_v1, whole genome shotgun sequence, a single genomic region encodes these proteins:
- the prpf18 gene encoding pre-mRNA-splicing factor 18, giving the protein MDILKAEVARKRKLIEEKQLVDDSKKFFKRADLARKEKEEYFRKCGYKVHRDTPESQIDKKDDEPSSSSNPVLELELTEEKLPMTLSRQEVIRRLRERGEPIRLFGESDYDAFQRLRKIEILTPEVNKGLRNDLKAAMDKIDQQYLNEIVGGTEAGEVDTQHDLKVLEENTTIEELEALGRTLGTGDDDGDQEVIHKFLRFLLGVWAKDLNSREDLVKRGVQGKLASATHSQTESYLKPLFRKLKKKNLPGDIKESITDIIKFMLEREYVKANDAYLQMAIGNAPWPIGVTMVGIHARTGREKIFSKHVAHVLNDETQRKYIQGLKRLMTICQKHFTTVPSKCVEYNAL; this is encoded by the exons ATGGATATACTGAAAGCTGAAGTCGCACGGAAAAGGAAACTCATCGAAGAAAAGCAGCTTGTTGAC GACTCCAAGAAATTCTTCAAAAGAGCTGATCTTGCAcgaaaggaaaaagaagagtACTTCAGAAAATGTGGATATAAG GTTCACAGGGACACTCCTGAGAGCCAG ATTGACAAGAAAGACGATGAGCCATCCTCTTCGTCTAATCCAGTGCTGGAACTTGAGCTAACAGAAGAGAAGCTGCCAATGACACTCTCACGGCAAGAA GTAATCCGACGGCTGAGAGAACGAGGAGAACCAATTAGACTTTTTGGAGAGTCCGACTACGACGCCTTCCAGAGGCTCCGAAAGATTGAGATTCTGACCCCAGAGGTCAACAAG GGTTTAAGGAATGACCTAAAAGCAGCCATGGACAAGATCGACCAGCAGTACCTGAATGAGATCGTTGGCGGAACAGAGGCAGGAGAAGTGGACACGCAGCATGACCTGAAAGTGCTCGAAGAAAACACGACTATAGAGGAACTGGAG GCTCTTGGAAGGACACTGGGCACAGGAGACGATGACGGAGACCAGGAAGTCATTCACAAGTTTTTGAGG TTTCTTCTTGGTGTTTGGGCCAAAGACCTAAACAGCCGCGAGGACCTCGTGAAGCGAGGAGTTCAGGGCAAGCTTGCGAGTGCAACCCACTCCCAGACGGAGTCTTACCTCAAGCCTCTCTTCAGGAAACTCAAAAAGAAG AATTTGCCAGGTGACATCAAAGAGTCGATCACAGACATCATTAAATTCATGTTGGAGAGAGAATATGTCAAG GCAAACGACGCCTATCTGCAGATGGCCATCGGTAATGCCCCCTGGCCTATTGGCGTGACAATGGTGGGGATCCACGCCCGGACTGGACGGGAGAAGATCTTCTCCAAGCATGTGGCCCACGTTCTCAATGATGAGACTCAACGAAAATACATCCAG GGACTGAAGAGGCTAATGACTATTTGCCAGAAACACTTCACGACAGTTCCGTCGAAGTGTGTGGAGTACAACGCTCTTTAA
- the bend7 gene encoding BEN domain-containing protein 7 translates to MEFGERRRRRKSQSFKLIADEDSDVSYVTNSSCKDASRDPEDAAASDVWVGDKGLEIKRQITGMMRLLNDKTGRYQRMGTEQGRLTKEPQPRNLTGLRQPPSPDDHQSSSWNSAGNLRPSQASISTPILNGPDCSPSRVMRILSGTKDLVKANEPNAPAVPAAAPEPPCCMCNCKGTMQAILQEVRAMRRLMQSKKAFLEKQEQAVSPCQPRFGPGPAPRCRPCRRWPVSKVAPLPVCSRRATLNPQEESPAPSGRKSKCEEKSSPPGSSPVSWASALPPQNNPVTVSNTHSPHRSQRTDPQSLPSEVRLAENYDVFISRAQLDSILVNYTRSGSLLFRKLVCAFFDDATLANSLPNGKRKRGLNDNRKGLDQNIVGAIKVFTEKYCTEHRIEKLPGPRDWVQILQDQIKLARRRLKRDAAEVEEVLKGPSTSTRLILNLHTIIRLHFYSHIRATSPSVSPSALAIMSLRV, encoded by the exons ATGGAGTTtggggaaaggaggaggaggaggaagtcacAGAGCTTTAAACTGATCGCGGATGAAG ATTCTGACGTGTCGTATGTCACAAATTCCAGCTGCAAAGATGCCAGCAGAGATCCTGAGGATGCAGCTGCGTCTGATG TTTGGGTGGGGGACAAGGGTTTGGAGATCAAGAGGCAAATCACAGGAATGATGAGACTCCTGAATGATAAGACTGGCAGATATCAGCGCATGGGAACAGAGCAGGGCAGGCTAACGAAGGAGCCCCAGCCTCGGAACCTGACTGGGTTACGTCAGCCTCCATCTCCGGACGACCatcagagcagcagctggaacTCTGCAGGGAATCTAAGGCCTTCTCAGGCATCCATATCCACTCCCATCCTCAATGGTCCAGACTGCAGCCCCTCCAGAGTCATGAGAATCCTCAGCGGTACCAAGGATCTGGTGAAAGCGAATGAACCCAACG CACCTGCAGTCCCTGCTGCTGCGCCAGAACCCCCGTGCTGCATGTGCAACTGCAAGGGAACGATGCAGGCTATTTTGCAGGAAGTCCGTGCCATGAGGAGACTGATGCAGTCTAAAAAAG CATTCTTGGAAAAGCAGGAGCAGGCGGTATCACCATGCCAACCTCGCTTTGGTCCAGGTCCCGCTCCGCGTTGCAGGCCCTGCAGGAGGTGGCCAGTCTCTAAAGTGGCCCCCCTACCGGTGTGCAGTAGAAGAGCTACTCTTAACCCGCAGGAGGAATCGCCTGCACCATCTGGAAGGAAGAGCAAATGTGAGGAAAAGTCATCTCCACCCGGCAGTAGTCCTGTCTCCTGGGCGTCAGCTCTGCCACCTCAGAATAATCCAGTAACTGTGAgcaacacacacagtcctcatCGGAGCCAACGGACGGACCCGCAGTCGTTGCCG TCTGAGGTGCGTCTTGCAGAGAATTATGATGTGTTTATCTCGAGGGCTCAGCTCGACTCCATTCTGGTCAACTACACACGGTCTGGCAGCCTGCTGTTCAGAAAACTG GTGTGTGCCTTCTTTGATGATGCTACCTTGGCTAACTCATTGCCAAATGGTAAAAGGAAAAGAGGCCTAAATGATAACCGTAAGGGCTTGGACCAGAACATTGTGGGTGCCATTAAAG TGTTTACAGAGAAATACTGCACTGAACATAGAATAGAGAAACTGCCTGGGCCACGAGACTGGGTTCAGATCCTTCAAGATCAGATCAAACTTGCCAGGAGAAGGCTGAAACGAG atgctgcagaagtTGAGGAAGTTTTAAAAGGACCTTCCACAAGTACGAGACTCATACTTAATCTGCATACAATTATTCGGCTGCACTTCTACTCCCACATCAGAGCTACGTCTCCCAGCGTCTCTCCATCA GCTCTGGCTATAATGAGTCTGCGAGTGTGA